The Pedobacter ginsengisoli region TTTAGAAACTCCTGAGCCTCGGCGGGGGTGCTAAAGTAATTTCCTTTGTATTTATCTTTTAATGCGTAAAAGTATTTTCCAATAAAAACAAGCGTTTCAACACTAAGCTGTTCAGCTTGTTTGGCAATTAGATCATGTTGCTCCGCTGATTCTGGGCCTAGTTCAAACATATCTCCAATAATTACAGTTTTTTTGTCGGCAGTTAAAAGAGAAATGTTATTCAATGCGGCAGCCATGCTGCTTGGGTTAGCATTATAAAAATCACATATCACGGTGTTATGCGCTGTTTTTGTGATTTGAGAGCGGTTGTTGTTAGGGAAATATCCGGAAAGACCTTTGTTTATTGCCGAGGGGTTAACTTCAAAAAAAGCACCTATACATACAGCGGCCAATATGTTTTCGAAATTGTAAGAACCGGTTAAATTTACAGAGGTTTGGTAGGTTCCGGTTTTATTTGACCATGAAATTTCAATTAAAGGATCTGTTTTTATTAGTTTTCCCGATATGGCATCTGTTGCTTCCGTACCATAATATATAACCTTATCAAGATGGGCCGAGGCACTCATTTCTAATAAATAAGGATTGTTCCTGTTTATAAATGCAAAGCCATGGCTATTTTTAAGATGAGCATAGAGTTCTGCTTTCCCCTTTTTTACTCCTTCAAATCCACCAAATCCATCTAGGTGAGCCATGCCTACGTTGGTAATTAGCCCATGAGTTGGCTGGGCAATGGTACACAAAAACTCTATTTCTTTTTGGTGATTGGCTCCCATTTCAATTACAGCAATTTCTGTATCCTTTGTTAAGGATAGAATAGACAAGGGTACACCTATGTGATTGTTTAAATTGCCTTTGGTAGCAAAGGTTTTATATTTTTCGGACAGAACAGCGTTTATAAGTTCTTTAGTTGTTGTTTTACCATTGCTTCCGGTTAAACCTACAACGGGAATGTTTAATTGTGAACGGTGATGCCTGGCCAGATCCTGTAGAGTGCTTAATACATCAGGCACTAAAATGCACTGTTTACTTGTTTTGTAGGCCAGATTATCTATAATGGCATAAGCGGCACCGTTGGTGAGGGCTTTCTCGGCAAAGGTATTGGCATCAAAATTATCACCCTTTAGGGCAAAAAACAAGCAGCCGGGCGTTATGTTCCGTGTATCGGTACAGATAACGGGATGCTTAAGGTAGTGCTGATAAAGGGTTTCGATGGCGGCCATAGATAAAAAGAATAATTAATATGGTAAAATTACACTATGAAAGAGAAACAAAAAATATTCTTTAGTATTTTGGAGTCTTAATTCATCAATATGAAATACTTTTTCCTTCCTTTTTTGTTTTTACTAGCGGGTTTGAGTGTTACAGATGCCCAAACAAAGTCGCCTGATGAATTTTTAGGATATGCCCTTGGAAGTAAATTTACTTCGCATAATAAGGTTATAGACTATTTTAAATACTTAAGCAGTAAAGAAAAGAACATAAAGCTTGTAAGCTACGGCAAAACCTACGAAGGAAGAGAGTTGTTGGTAGCGATAATATCCTCGAAAGAGAACATGGAGGGTTTAGAGCAGATAAGAAAGTATAATGTAAGTTTAAGTAAAGCCGAATCGGCAACAGCGCCGGCAGGCAAGCAGCCGGCTATATTATGGTTAAGCTATAATGTGCATGGAAATGAGGCCAGCTCAACTGAAACAGCAATGAAAACAATATTTGCCCTGGCCGAAGCTAAAACAAGCGACATTGAGAATTGGTTAAAGAATACGGTTGTAGTGATAGATCCATGCCTTAATCCGGATGGGAGAGAAAGGTATGTAAGTTATTTTAACTCGGTTAGTGGCCATAAACCAAACCCTAATCCGATGGCCAGAGAACACTCAGAGTCATGGCCGGGAGGCAGGTCTAACCACTATTATTTTGATTTAAACAGAGACTGGGCCTGGCAAACGCAGATTGAAACACAGCAAAGGCTAAAACTTTATCATGAGTGGATGCCAGAGGTACATGTTGATTTTCATGAACAAAGTTATAACGAACCCTATTACTTTGCTCCCGCGGCTGAACCAATTCATCAGGATATTACCCCATGGCAGCGGGAATTTCAGGTTATTGTGGGTAAAAATAACGCTAAATACTTTGATGAAAATGGGTGGCAATATTTCACTAAAGAGCGGTTCGATTTGCTTTATCCGTCGTACGGAGATACTTATCCCTTATATAATGGCGCCGTAGGGATGACATATGAACAAGGTGGAATTGGGGCCGGCTTATCGGTGATAACCATAAATGGAGATACGCTTACGCTTAAAGATAGAATTAGCCATCACTATACCACTGGTATGGCTACTATTGAGGCGGTTTCAAAAAATGTAGATAAGCTGGTAAATCAATTCAGGTTATATTTTCAAAAGGCTGTTACTAACCCTCCGGGTATTTATAAAACTTATGTAGTAAAGGCACAGAATCTGAGTAAAGTTAAAAAACTGGCCGAACTTCTTAAAAAGAACGGTATTGAATATAGTTTTGGACTGGACAGGAATTTACGGGGGTATAATTATGAAACAAAGAAGGTTGAGGGCTTTAAGGTTGATAGAAATGACCTTATTGTAAATCTGCAGCAGCCAAAAGCTGTTTTGGCTAATGTATTGTTTGAGCCACAAACAGCAGTGAGTGATTCTAATACTTATGACATTACAGCCTGGGCGTTACCTTATGTTTATGGATTAAAATCGTATGCAAGTAAGGAATCTGTAAAAGGACTTTATGCTGTGTTGGATGATACGAAAGAACAGCCGCCGATAGCTGAAAAACCTTATGCCTGGATTTTTAAATGGAATTCGATAGAAGATGCGCAGGTTCTTATTGCACTTCAGCGGGCTAATATAAAGGTGCGATCGGCAGAGCAAGAGTTTACTATCGGCACAAAAGTGTTTCCTCCGGGGACTTTGCTGGTCTACAGGACTGAGAATGAACGACAGGTAAGAGGGCTTTCTGCAAAGATTGCACGGATACAACAGGATTTAAATGCAGTAGTTTATACTTCTGTAAGCGGTTCTGTAGATAAGGGTAAAGATTTTGGATCGAACGTTTATCCTATTTTAAGCGTGCCTAAAATAGCTATTGTATCAGGTACAGGTATTTCAAGCCAGGGTGTTGGCGAGGCCTGGCATTTTTTTGAGCAGGAGCTAAACTACCCCATTACAATGATTACCGCTCATAATATTGATGATTTGGATATCAATAAAATTAATACACTGATTATGCCTGATGGTAGCTATGGAGATGATATTAATGAAAAGTTGGAGAGTTGGATTGAGATTGGAGGAAAAATAATTCTGTTTGAAGATGCAATTTCAAGCACTTTGGGAAAAAGGCCATTTAATATTCGGTTGAGAGAGAGTTTAAAAAATGAAACAAAGGTTAATGGTGCAAAAAAGTATGGAGAACGCAATCTTGATGATTTATCTGAAACCATTCCAGGAGCTATTTTTAAAGTTAGTCTTGATCATAGTCACCCCATATCAGCAGGTTTAGGGGATTACTATTATGCCTTAAAAACAGACGATAAGATTTATGATCTTTTGAGTAGAGATTGGAATATAGGTGTTTTAAAACCAAATAGTTATATGGCTGGTGTTGTGGGTAAAGGGGTATTAAGAAAGCTTGACAACGGTATGTTGTTTGGTGTTCAATCTGTATCGAAAGGGACTGTTATTTATCTCGGTAGTGACCTGCTTTTCAGGTCTTTTTGGGAGAATGGAAAACAGATGTTTACGAATGCTGTTTTTTTGGTTAATTGATTTTTTTGGCACAAAGATTAAAGCTGGCGATAATGGTGTTATAGTATAGTTAATTATTATGTAGAATTCTGTTAAAAAAAGTTAAATATTTTGGATAATATTATTTGACATAGCTTTTTTTATGATTTTGGCTTTTTTTTGATGTATTTTCGGAATAATGTTTTGTCAAAGCCAGTATTTCCAATGATAATTGCGGCAATAAAGTGTCATGAAAAAGTCATTTAATTTAGCTGAGCAATAAATTATCTATGCTCGCATATCAAATCTGTATATTTGGATATTATTAACTAACCTAAATTTATTTTTCATGAAAAAACTTCTACAAAGTTTGTTCATATTTTTGTTCATCGCGGGATCCGCGATGGGACAAGATCGAACAATTACTGGGACAGTTACTGGAAAGGATGATGGCCAGCCACTTCCGGGAGTAACAGTTGTAATTAAGGGTACAAGAGTTGGTACTCAAACAGGTTCCAATGGTAAATACTCGTTATCAGTGCCTTCAGGGCCAGCCACATTAGAATTCTCTTATTTGGGCTATGCCAGTCAATCAATTACCGTAACAACTACAAATGTTATCAATGTTAGCCTTGCTTCAGATTTGAGAGATTTGGCAGAGGTCGTTGTTACAGCAAACTCAATTAAAAGAGATAGAAGATCTCTTGGTTATGCTGCACCTACCATTTCATCTGATGTGTTGGTACAAGGTGGTAGCCCAAGTCCACTAACCGCATTAGTAGGTCGTGTAGCGGGTATGAACATTAGTTCTAGTTCAAATACACCAGGTAGTTCAACCCGTATCGTTTTCCGTGGGGGTTCATCTATTGCTGGTAATAACCAGGCGTTAATCGTAATTGATGGGGTTCCTGTTGATAACTCAAGTGTTACCGGTGGTGCTGATAGTCGCTCGAGTGTTGACTTTGGTAACAGAGCCAATGATATCGATCCTGATGATATTGAAAGCATAACACCACTTTTAGGTCCGGCTGCGGCAGCACTTTACGGTTCAAGAGCTTCAAACGGTGCGGTGCAAATCACTACTAAATCAGGTAAAAAAGGAAAAACTCAGGTTACTTTTAATACATCAAATATTTTCTCATCAGTACTTAAATTGCCAGATTTTCAAAATGAATATGGACAAGGATACTATACTGAGCTTGATGACAATGGTAATCCTACCGAGTACTTTAATGATACTCAAGAAAACTGGAGCTGGGGAGCGCCTTTTACTGGCGAAATGCAAGAATGGGGTCAGTCGATAGATGGTGTTAGACAATCGAAACCTTACTCGGCTGCAACAAACAACGTTAAAAACTTCTTCAAAACAGGTTTTGCTACAGATAATAACCTGAATTTTTCAGGTGGTACTGATAAATCAACTTTCTATTTGGCTTTAAACACTTTGAATTCAAATGGTATATTTCCTGGAAAACAAGATGTTTATAACAAATATGGAGTAAGGTTTAACGGTAAAACTGACTTTAGTGATAAGTTCAGTGCCGGAGTATCTTTCAACTACAATAAAATAGACGCCAGACAAATTGCAGGTGGACAAAATGATAACTCAGTTTTTGACAACGTATTGCAAACACCAAGAGATATTCATGTTGATCAATTAGGTGATCTAACCAATAAATACAATGGCTTTGGTTATACAGATGCTAATGGTGTTGTTCACAATGATAAATATGGTTATTATGGTTCTTATACTTTAAACCCATATTATATAATCGAAAACTTTGTTAACGATGATGTAATTAATAGAGTTACAGGTAACGTTAACCTTGAGTACAAACCTGTTTCTTGGTTAAATATTCAAGAGCGTATTGGTACAGATACTTATGCTGAACGCAGAAGACAGTTAACACCTAAGTTTTCATTCTCACCAATTGATAAAAATACTAACCAGGGTAACCACATTAGTAATGGTGGATATCAAATCGATCAGTTCAACGTAACAGAGCTTGTTCATGATTTGATGGTTACTGCAACTCATAGCTTTAATGAAGACTTTAAAGGATCATTAATGGTGGGTAATAACATTCGTCAGAGAAATACATCAACGAACAGAACTGCTACTAACGCAAGTGCGGGTTTAGTTGTACCAGATTGGTATAACCTTCAAAACAGTAACGGACCATTGAATGTTATTACTGATAATATTTCTAAAAGAAGACTTGTTGGTTTATATGCCGATTTGAACCTGTCTTACAAAAACATGTTATTCCTAGAAGGTACAGCTCGTAACGACTGGTCATCCACTTTACCCGTAAAAAATAACTCATTCTTTTATCCAAGTGTAAGTGGTTCATTTGTATTCAGTGAGTTAATTGCACCTAACAAGATCCTTAGCTACGGTAAATTACGTGCCAGTGTTGCAAAAGTTGGTAACGATACTGACCCTTATCAGTTGTTAAATACTTTCGCAAGAGGTACAATTAATGGTAACTTTGGTAGCACCATTTTCCCTTTTGGTAACGTTGCAGCACTTCAGGCAGGAACAACCCTTGGTAATGCTAATCTTAAACCAGAGATAACAACAGCGTATGAAGTTGGTACTGAATTATCATTCCTTGACAACAGATTGGGTGTTGACTTTACTTACTACCAAAACAAGTCTAAAAATCAAATTTTAGCTATTCCAATTCCTAACTCATCAGGTTACGGATTTAGCGTAATCAATGCTGGTGAAGTTCAAAACAAAGGTATTGAGTTAAGCTTAAAAGGTACGCCTATCAGAACGCAGGATGTGAATGTTGAGCTTTTTGGTACTTTCTATAAAAACACCAATAAAGTTGTTGACCTTGCTCCAGGAGTTGACCAGATCGTACTTGGTGGTGTTGGAGGTATGTCAATTGTTGCTGCTAAAGGAAGACCTTATGGTGAGTTCTATGCTGTAACTAACCAAACTGATGCTCAGGGACGTACTATTGTTGATGCAGAAAGTGGCTTGCCATTGGCAACTACCAGCGCTCAATATTTAGGAAGCTACAACCCTAAGTATCAAGCTTCATTTGGTACAAGCATTACTATTAAACAACACTTAAATGTGAATGTATTGTTTGATGTGAAACATGGTAACAAATTATATTCAAGAACTAAAGACATTCTTGCCTTTGTGGGTGTATCAGCAGAAACTGGTGGTCAAAGATCGGGCTTGCCGTTCCCTAACTCTGTTTATTTAGATGACAATGGTAATAGCGTTGTTAATACTAACGTTTTCTATAATAAACAAGATTACTATCCGGATCTTAATCCTGGTATGAATGTTATTGACGGATCGTTTGTTAAAATGCGTAGTGCTGGAATATCTTATTCATTTAACAAAGCGCAATTAAAAACTCTTCCATTCAGTACATTGTCGGTAGGTTTGTTTGGTAATAACTTATTTGTGTGGACAGCAAAAGAAAACAAATATGTAGATCCAGAGGTAAACTCAGGAGGAGCTACTAACGAACAAGGATTTGATTTTACAGCACAGCCATCTGTTCGTAACTACGGGTTTAATGTGAAAGTTACATTTTAATTATAAAAATCATGAACCAAAAATATATATTCAAAACTAAGCAGATACTGCTTACGGTTATTATCGCCGCCGCAGGATTATCTGGATGTAAGAAGTTTTTAGATGTAAATGAAAACCCTAACAATCCTGACTCCGCAGCACCTAATTTACTTTTACCAGCATCACAAGCGGCAATTGGCCAGGTGGTTGGTAATGCCTTCCAGGTATATGGAAATATCTGGGGACAATATTGGACACAAAATCCAACATCATCTCAATACAGAACGATTGATCAATACAATCCCGCAGCTACGGCTTTTGACAGACCATGGCTTGTGTTATATCGTAATGCGCTGATTAATGCTGATTTGATTATAAAAAGTAATGCTCCAAATCTTGAGTATACTAAAGGTATAGCTTATTTAATGAAGGCTTATGCATTCCAGGTAACTACTGATGCTTTTGGTGATGTTCCTGTTAAGGAAGCGTTACAAGGAAATGCTTTTCCTGCGCCTAAATATGATGCGCAATCAGTTGTTTACGATAGTATTTTTAATTATATCGATAGGGGGATGGCTTTGGTAAGCGGATCTAGTCCTCTATCGCCAGGTGCACAGGATATCTTATTTCAAGGTAATATGGACAATTGGAAAGCGTTTGCAAATACACTTAAATTGAAAGCTTATCTAAGATTGGCATATGTTGATGCTGGCAAGGCGGAAGCAGGAATAAAAGCCCTATATGCTACAAAGCCAACTTTCCTTACGATTGATGCTTCAATTAAATATTTAAGCACAGGAGGAAATGAGAATCCATTGCATAATGAAATGATTGCTTTGAGCAGAACTCAAAACATTGTAGCGAGCTCTACCGCTGTTGGCGCATTTGATGCAAATAATGACCCAAGGGTTGCAAAATTCTATGATTTGCTTCCAACCAGTGTTGAAAACAAAACAGAGCGATCAATTCTTCAGGGAACTTATAATGGTAACACAGGTAAAACAGTTTCTCCTCCATCTCCGCTAGTTGGAGGTAGAGCTAATAACTCTGCTTCAGCTACAGCGCCTGTTAAATTTATCTCAGCTGCTGAAAGTTATTTCTTACAAGCTGAAGCAGTAGCAAGAGGATGGACAAATGGAACCGGAGCAGTAGCAACACTTTATGCTCAAGGTATACAGGCAAGTTTCACAGCGACTGGAGCTGGTGATGCTACAACTTATATTGCTACAGCACCTGCTGGTGCAGCAGCTTTAGTTGGTAACACAGAAGCCCAAATTAAAGCTATTATTACACAGAAATATTTTGCTATGTGTGGTTTTCAAGGCTTTGAGGCTTGGACAGAATGGCGTAGAACAGGATATCCAACTTTCTTTGTTCAATCTGCTGCATCTACTATTGGCGCGGGCAGAATGCCACTTCGTATGGCATACCCTAGTACAGAAGCTACATCTAATGCAAGTTTCCCAGGTTCAGTACCTGTTTACACACCAGTTTGGTGGGATAAAAAACATCAATAAAATTTAGCTAATATTAGCGTTTATGAAATGGGTCAGATAATATACTATCTGGCCCATTTTTATTAGAGCTTTATTATGTTGTTTAATGGTATTGTAATTTGTTTGTTGTGGTTTTCAAAGCAGATGTATTTGTGTAGGATATTCTGTAAATTACATAACACATAAATTTAACCATCATGAAAAACGTATTTATTCTTGGCAGTATAATCTGCCTGCTATCCGCATGTTCAAAATATCAGATTCATACCCTAAGTAGTTTAAAAACCCCAAAGGATGAGCAGACCGGTGATTTTATTGTTAAAAATGACACACTTGAAATAGTTTATAAATTTAAGGGAGAAAATGGACCTTTGGAGGTTGAGATTAAAAATAAGCTTGATGAACCCTTGTACGTTAATTGGAAAAAATCAGCTTTAATTCTTGGAGACCGGGCAATTAGTTATTCTGGGAATAAAATAGCTTTGGACGGAAAATATAGTGGAAGTAGTGACGGGCTGTTTTCTCGTGACTATCAAATTCAATCGGGAAGAATAACCGGGACAGCTACGGTTCCTGAAGATATCGCTTTTATACCGCCACATGCTAAAATTGATAAAAAGCTTTTAAATGTGACTGCAGGATTTATATCGTTGGCTAAAGATTCTTTAAAAAAGTTACGCGTTTATCAACTCGAAGGAGAAGCATCTTATAATGTAAAGATAGCTAGATTCTCCAGAGAGAATTCTCCGCTAATTTTCAAAAGCTATATTACCTTATATTTAGAAAAAGATAAAAACTTGCAGGTCCTTCCTTATGATCAGGAATTCTATGTTTCGCAATCAATACAAACCGGAAGAAAGCCTAAAACTACCGAGTTTTATAAAGCAAATCGTTCAGATATATTCTATAATTTTAAACCTACAGGTTATGCAAAAACGATGGCTGTTGCTGGAGGAATTGTTCTTTTGGGGGCCATGAGTGCAACAACAACTGAGACTACAGATACAAACAATAAATAGATTATTTCAATTCTGCTACACGTCCCTGGCTATTGAATAGTCAGGGGTTTTTATTTGATATGAGTTAAAAATCAGGCATTTAGGTGTTGGTTAATTTAATTAATCATTTGATCTAAGGAATGGATTTATTATCTTAAATGATATTTAATCATCCTTAAATTGTAAAAAATGAAAAAACGCTATCTAGGCCTATTCTTGGCCTTTTTTGCTATGGGTATTCATTCATTCATGCAAAAAACAAACAGAAAAAATGGATAATGATTCTGTCACTCAATCGAACGCAAATGTTCGCGCTCAGTTGACCTCATCTATGTATTATTGGTATAATGGAAGTAAAATACCGTTAGTAATCGACTCAACCATAGGAATAGTCTTAACTGAGGATTATGAAAATGTGAGATCCTCTCTTAAATCGGTCAGCCAAAGTACAAAGTTAAGATCTGATTATTATTTATTTGAGAGTAAGGCTAGACTGGATCTTTCGAAGGTAATAGGAAAAGTTAAAAACCTGCAGTATGGGTATAAAACATTATCAAATCAACAGTTAACTCCTACGGGTGAAATAGTGGTTCAGCCAAAACAAGGAGTTGAGTTTGGTGCTATTTTAGCTAAATCGAACGCTAAATTAAGCATCAAAAATAGAAACAAGTATGGAACATATGTTTTAAAAGTTGAGAGTAATGCTTCAATTCTTGATGTTGCAAATGAAATATACAAAAGCGGTCTTGTAGAGTCGTCACATCCAAATTTTATAGCAAGAATTGTCAAGTTTTCAAATGATCCGTTATTTAGCTCTTAGTATTATCTTAGTAATACTGGCCAAACTGGGGGTACATCAGGAATTGATATAAGTATCTCAAACTGGTCCGTTTCAGATGGGTTTTATTGTGGGATTAAAGTGGCAGTGATTGATGATGGTGTTGAAACACACGAGGAGCTAGCTGGGAGAGTATTGCCAGGATACACACCAAATATGCCTAGTGGCTTAGGTAGTCCAGGAAGTGGGGGCGCTCATGGGGAAGCATGTGCCGGAATAGTTGCAGCCGCGAAGGACAATAATTTAGGGATATCTGGCGTAGCCCCTAAAGCCTTAGTTATTCCTATCAATATTTTTCAAGGTCTCTTAACCACTGCTGATATTGCAGGGGCTATAGATTGGGCTTGGGACGAGGGTGCGGCAGATGTTTTAAGTAATTCCTGGGGTTATAACTCGACTTCCGGAACAGATGATATTGTTAATGCAATAACAAGAGCTAGAACATTAGGCCGTGGCGGAAAAGGAGCGACCGTGGTGTTTGCCTCAGGAAATGCAGGAGGATCCGTGACATTTCCTGCAAATGTAAACGGAGTTGTTGCAGTGGGAGCTATTAATAAGTTTGGTGCGATTTGGGGATATTCGAACCGTGGGCCAGAACTCGATTTGGTGGCTCCTTCAGGGGATTTAGGGGGTGCTGGGGACATTGTGACTATAGATAGAACTGGAGCTTTTGGATATGTTTCTGGAAACTATTACAATAATTTTGGAGGCACTTCAGCCGCTTGCCCACAGGTTGCAGGTGCTGCTGCACTAATCCTTTCGCTTAATCCTAATTTTACTGAGTCTCAAATTGTATCATATCTGCGTTCAACAGCTACTGATATGGGTGTGGCTGGATTTGATAATACATTTGGATATGGAAGATTAAAAGTGTCTGCGGCTATGACAACAGCAAAAAATGATATATATTCGATAGTTCCTCAATGGGAGTATTTTGGCAGATTATGTGTGAATATTC contains the following coding sequences:
- a CDS encoding UDP-N-acetylmuramoyl-tripeptide--D-alanyl-D-alanine ligase gives rise to the protein MAAIETLYQHYLKHPVICTDTRNITPGCLFFALKGDNFDANTFAEKALTNGAAYAIIDNLAYKTSKQCILVPDVLSTLQDLARHHRSQLNIPVVGLTGSNGKTTTKELINAVLSEKYKTFATKGNLNNHIGVPLSILSLTKDTEIAVIEMGANHQKEIEFLCTIAQPTHGLITNVGMAHLDGFGGFEGVKKGKAELYAHLKNSHGFAFINRNNPYLLEMSASAHLDKVIYYGTEATDAISGKLIKTDPLIEISWSNKTGTYQTSVNLTGSYNFENILAAVCIGAFFEVNPSAINKGLSGYFPNNNRSQITKTAHNTVICDFYNANPSSMAAALNNISLLTADKKTVIIGDMFELGPESAEQHDLIAKQAEQLSVETLVFIGKYFYALKDKYKGNYFSTPAEAQEFLKANPVKNNLILLKGSRGMALEQLLPLL
- a CDS encoding M14 metallopeptidase family protein, with amino-acid sequence MKYFFLPFLFLLAGLSVTDAQTKSPDEFLGYALGSKFTSHNKVIDYFKYLSSKEKNIKLVSYGKTYEGRELLVAIISSKENMEGLEQIRKYNVSLSKAESATAPAGKQPAILWLSYNVHGNEASSTETAMKTIFALAEAKTSDIENWLKNTVVVIDPCLNPDGRERYVSYFNSVSGHKPNPNPMAREHSESWPGGRSNHYYFDLNRDWAWQTQIETQQRLKLYHEWMPEVHVDFHEQSYNEPYYFAPAAEPIHQDITPWQREFQVIVGKNNAKYFDENGWQYFTKERFDLLYPSYGDTYPLYNGAVGMTYEQGGIGAGLSVITINGDTLTLKDRISHHYTTGMATIEAVSKNVDKLVNQFRLYFQKAVTNPPGIYKTYVVKAQNLSKVKKLAELLKKNGIEYSFGLDRNLRGYNYETKKVEGFKVDRNDLIVNLQQPKAVLANVLFEPQTAVSDSNTYDITAWALPYVYGLKSYASKESVKGLYAVLDDTKEQPPIAEKPYAWIFKWNSIEDAQVLIALQRANIKVRSAEQEFTIGTKVFPPGTLLVYRTENERQVRGLSAKIARIQQDLNAVVYTSVSGSVDKGKDFGSNVYPILSVPKIAIVSGTGISSQGVGEAWHFFEQELNYPITMITAHNIDDLDINKINTLIMPDGSYGDDINEKLESWIEIGGKIILFEDAISSTLGKRPFNIRLRESLKNETKVNGAKKYGERNLDDLSETIPGAIFKVSLDHSHPISAGLGDYYYALKTDDKIYDLLSRDWNIGVLKPNSYMAGVVGKGVLRKLDNGMLFGVQSVSKGTVIYLGSDLLFRSFWENGKQMFTNAVFLVN
- a CDS encoding SusC/RagA family TonB-linked outer membrane protein, yielding MKKLLQSLFIFLFIAGSAMGQDRTITGTVTGKDDGQPLPGVTVVIKGTRVGTQTGSNGKYSLSVPSGPATLEFSYLGYASQSITVTTTNVINVSLASDLRDLAEVVVTANSIKRDRRSLGYAAPTISSDVLVQGGSPSPLTALVGRVAGMNISSSSNTPGSSTRIVFRGGSSIAGNNQALIVIDGVPVDNSSVTGGADSRSSVDFGNRANDIDPDDIESITPLLGPAAAALYGSRASNGAVQITTKSGKKGKTQVTFNTSNIFSSVLKLPDFQNEYGQGYYTELDDNGNPTEYFNDTQENWSWGAPFTGEMQEWGQSIDGVRQSKPYSAATNNVKNFFKTGFATDNNLNFSGGTDKSTFYLALNTLNSNGIFPGKQDVYNKYGVRFNGKTDFSDKFSAGVSFNYNKIDARQIAGGQNDNSVFDNVLQTPRDIHVDQLGDLTNKYNGFGYTDANGVVHNDKYGYYGSYTLNPYYIIENFVNDDVINRVTGNVNLEYKPVSWLNIQERIGTDTYAERRRQLTPKFSFSPIDKNTNQGNHISNGGYQIDQFNVTELVHDLMVTATHSFNEDFKGSLMVGNNIRQRNTSTNRTATNASAGLVVPDWYNLQNSNGPLNVITDNISKRRLVGLYADLNLSYKNMLFLEGTARNDWSSTLPVKNNSFFYPSVSGSFVFSELIAPNKILSYGKLRASVAKVGNDTDPYQLLNTFARGTINGNFGSTIFPFGNVAALQAGTTLGNANLKPEITTAYEVGTELSFLDNRLGVDFTYYQNKSKNQILAIPIPNSSGYGFSVINAGEVQNKGIELSLKGTPIRTQDVNVELFGTFYKNTNKVVDLAPGVDQIVLGGVGGMSIVAAKGRPYGEFYAVTNQTDAQGRTIVDAESGLPLATTSAQYLGSYNPKYQASFGTSITIKQHLNVNVLFDVKHGNKLYSRTKDILAFVGVSAETGGQRSGLPFPNSVYLDDNGNSVVNTNVFYNKQDYYPDLNPGMNVIDGSFVKMRSAGISYSFNKAQLKTLPFSTLSVGLFGNNLFVWTAKENKYVDPEVNSGGATNEQGFDFTAQPSVRNYGFNVKVTF
- a CDS encoding SusD/RagB family nutrient-binding outer membrane lipoprotein; its protein translation is MNQKYIFKTKQILLTVIIAAAGLSGCKKFLDVNENPNNPDSAAPNLLLPASQAAIGQVVGNAFQVYGNIWGQYWTQNPTSSQYRTIDQYNPAATAFDRPWLVLYRNALINADLIIKSNAPNLEYTKGIAYLMKAYAFQVTTDAFGDVPVKEALQGNAFPAPKYDAQSVVYDSIFNYIDRGMALVSGSSPLSPGAQDILFQGNMDNWKAFANTLKLKAYLRLAYVDAGKAEAGIKALYATKPTFLTIDASIKYLSTGGNENPLHNEMIALSRTQNIVASSTAVGAFDANNDPRVAKFYDLLPTSVENKTERSILQGTYNGNTGKTVSPPSPLVGGRANNSASATAPVKFISAAESYFLQAEAVARGWTNGTGAVATLYAQGIQASFTATGAGDATTYIATAPAGAAALVGNTEAQIKAIITQKYFAMCGFQGFEAWTEWRRTGYPTFFVQSAASTIGAGRMPLRMAYPSTEATSNASFPGSVPVYTPVWWDKKHQ
- a CDS encoding S8 family serine peptidase — protein: MAVIDDGVETHEELAGRVLPGYTPNMPSGLGSPGSGGAHGEACAGIVAAAKDNNLGISGVAPKALVIPINIFQGLLTTADIAGAIDWAWDEGAADVLSNSWGYNSTSGTDDIVNAITRARTLGRGGKGATVVFASGNAGGSVTFPANVNGVVAVGAINKFGAIWGYSNRGPELDLVAPSGDLGGAGDIVTIDRTGAFGYVSGNYYNNFGGTSAACPQVAGAAALILSLNPNFTESQIVSYLRSTATDMGVAGFDNTFGYGRLKVSAAMTTAKNDIYSIVPQWEYFGRLCVNIPESIQYYSINVPPGATISWSGFRVNIVGSTTSSTVAINGNPAYTQGIGRITATITMPGCGSITSSLTMNLKNDCI